The Ancylothrix sp. D3o sequence GGGAAATACTTGGTAGGTTGTTACAGACACCGGCACGATTTTAACGGTGGTTTCTTTGGGGTATTTGGGTTTTAATATTTCATAGGCAATGGCGCTGAAAATAACCAATAAAGCAAAACCGCCGGTTGCTTTGAGTGCGGGAATTATAACCTTTTTTTTGAAGGTTAAGAATTGGGCTTTTAACGCGGATATTTTCATGGGTTTATTATCTTTTGATAGGAATATTTACAAATTTTATTTCGGGGTTGGGACTTTGAGAATAATAACTGGGGCGAGTCTCATTTGTTACTAAATTTAAAAACCTAGTTCTTGGTGCTAAACGACCAATAAAAACAAACTGTCCTTGTAATGTGGCGCGTGGATCTATAGAAATTTTTGGGTTATCGGGGGGTTCTACTAACCTGTAAGTATTTCCTAAATCATCGGAGACAAACATATCATCTTTTCGGTTAAGACTAATAACTTGTTTTGTGCCATTTGTAACAGCTAAATCAACAATTATGCTATCTTCGCTAAAGGTGATTTTAGACAAACGCATGACTACGCCTTCCTCTGTATTTTGTTGTAAATCATAGGTTTGCTGTGGGGGAAGGGGGCCGGTTGCTTGCTGCGTTGTTGCTTGTTTTTCGGTTGTGGTTGTCTTGTTTGAGTCTTGGGAGTCGTCTTGTTTGCCGGCGCCAAAAAATTGACAACCGGCTGTTAATAACGAGAGTGCGGTGAGTAGGGGGAGGAGACGCTTGAGCATGATGGATTTCTAACGTTTTTTGGATTTTATCATTTTAGGGCGATTAGGGAAATAGGTTTTAATGCTTTTTCATATCTCAAAAAAGTGCCGGTGGTTGCGGAAGGAAAAAGTTTCAGCCTGCTAGTCGGTTTTTCTTAGCAGGCTAAATTTTTTGATAAAATTAGGCCGGTTTAGCTGGGGTTGCTATCACCATTAGCGTCAGGATCTATGCCTAATGCTCGCAGTTTGGCTGCTAATTTTTCGGCGCGATTTTCGGCTTGTTCGGCGCGATTTTCGGCTTGTTCGGCACGATTTTCGGCGTGTTGGGCCCGTTCTTTGCCGGAGGGAATTAGATTACCGCTGCGATCACACCAACGTAACCAAACATCGGTTTTTTCTTCAAATTCTCCTTCCCAAAGTGTCAACCCTAAACCGGCTTGTTCTAGCCATGTATCAGAAGTTTCTTGATAGCGGTTTGCTTGCAATACAAAAATCCGCAAGGCTTCTTGGCTCAAAATTTTTAAGGGGTCATAAACAACGTAATACCCTACTCCCATTTTTGCATAATCTTGGAGTTTTGATGTTAACTCATTACCAACGCGGTTAGAAACAATTTCTATGACAATATCCGGGCTTTTTCCAAATTCCCAAGTTAGGTAAGTGCGATTTTTTTTCTCTCGCCAATCTTCCGGCATTGTCACATCTAAGCTAACAAAAACATCAGGCACTAGCGGCGGTTGTTTGACGGCATAAAAAACCCCGACATTGGCAGCGGCAATAAACCGGCCCGTATCATCTAGTCCCCGCCAAGAGTCATAGAGAATTGTCGTTAAAAACCGCTGTTGCTTTTCACTGTAAAAATTATCCACCGGAGTATCGTCCTCTATGACTAAATCGCTGATATCGGGAGGGATGGGAGTTTCGGTTATCAAAATTTCTGCGACCATTTTTTAACTCCTTTAAAACTGCTTTTATTTTAACGTTTCAAAAATAGCTTGTAAAGAATAATCTAGTAAGATAAAATAAGTTGGTAAGCGACGTAAAACCACCGGCACACCATGACACAAACTCTCGATTTCCTTAGCCATCTCAATTCCTCCCAACGGCAAGCAGTGGAACATTTTTGCGGCCCTTTATTGGTTGTGGCCGGTGCCGGTTCGGGAAAGACTCGCGCCTTAACTTATCGCGTTGCCAACCTGATCCGCAATCACCGCGTAGATCCTGATAATATTTTGGCGGTTACTTTCACGAACAAAGCGGCGCGGGAAATGAAAGAACGCATCGAAAAACTATTTGCTAGTCAGCTTGCTTTAGAAAAATATGGTAAATCTTTTGCAGCCTTAAACCCGGATGAACAAACGCGCTTAAGATCGCGGGTTTATAAAACTTATATCAAACCCTTGTGGGTGGGAACTTTTCACAGTTTGTGCAGTCGAATTTTGCGATTTGATATTGAAAAATACCAAGATGAACGCGGACGCACTTGGAAGAAAAATTTTTCGATTTTGGATGAGTCAGACGCGCAAAGTTTGGTGAAAGATATTGTCATACGTCAGATGAATTTGGATGATAAAAAATTTGAGCCTCGTGCTGTTCGCTATGCCATCAGTAATGCCAAAAATCAAGGCTTATCGCCGCAACAATTTGAATTTGAGCAAGCGAATTATCGGGGTAAAATTATTGCTCAGGTGTACAGTCTTTATCAGGATGCTTTGGCTGCTAATAATGCCCTCGATTTTGATGAGTTGATCCGAGTGCCGGTGGAGTTATTTAAACAGAATGAATCGGTGTTAGGTTATTGGCATCAAAAATTTGCTCATATCTTGGTGGATGAATATCAAGATACTAACCGTGTGCAATATGATTTCATTCGGTTGCTGGTTACAAATGGTGCTCATCCTAAAGAAACTGACTGGCGAAATCGTTCGGTTTTTGTGGTGGGAGATGTGGATCAATCGATTTACTCTTTCCGCATGGCAGATTTTACAATTTTGCTGGATTTTCAAAAGGACTTTGGCGATGGTTTGGCTGATGATGATACGCGGACAATGGTAAAATTAGAAGAAAATTATCGCTCCAGAGATAATATTCTCCACGTTGCTAACCGGCTCATTGAAAATAACACCGAACGCATTGATAAAATTTTACGTCCCACACGCGGCGAGGGTGAACCGATTTATGTACACCGTGCTGAGGATGAAATAGAAGAGGGGCAATTTGTAACTCATCAAATTTTAGGAATGGTGCGCCAAAATCCTGAATTAAAATGGGGAGATTTTGCGATTCTTTACCGCACAAATGCTCAATCACGGGTGTTTGAAGAGGCTCTAGTACGCTGGAATGTGCCTTATACTTTGGTGGGGGGTTTAAAGTTTTATGACCGGAAAGAAGTTAAGGATGTTTTAGCTTATTTGCGGTTAATTGTCAACTCTGTTGATACGGTAAGTTTGCTGCGAATTATTAACACTCCCACACGAGGAATTGGCAAAACAACAATTGACAGAATTGTGCAAATGGCACAACAATTAACGGTGCCGGTGTGGGAAATTTTGAGCGATGAAGATTCGGTGAAAACAATTGCTGGAAGGGCTGCAAATCCCATTATTAAATTTGTGGAGATGATTCAAAAATGGCAGGGAGAATTAGATAATTTACCGGCATCTGAAATTGTCCAAGGAATTCTCGATGAATCGGGTTATGTTGAGGATTTAAAAAGTAAGAAAACTGATGAAGCGGAGGATCGTTTAGAAAACGTTAAAGAACTGTTGAATGCAGTTTCACAATATGAGGAAGAAAACACAGAAGTCAAATTGCAGGATTTTCTTTCAAATGCTGCATTGAGTTCGGATCTTGATGATGTGAAAGAGGGAGATGAGCGTGTTGCTTTGATGACGCTTCATGCTGCGAAAGGTTTAGAGTTTCCGGTAGTATTTTTGGTGGGAATGGAACAGGGAATTTTACCGCATTTCCGCTGTTTAGATGATCCTGCTTCTTTGGAGGAGGAACGCCGGCTATGTTATGTTGGGATTACTCGCGCACAAGAAAGATTGATTCTCAGTCATGCAATTGAAAGACGGACTTGGGGAAACCGGCAAACTGCTATTCCTTCGCTATTTTTAGGCGAACTACCCCAAGAATATCTCACCGGAAGTCTGGCTAAAAAACGTGCCGGAAGTACCCCATCTTCTACGCAATCCCTTTCTGGTAAATCTCCAACAGGAAATCTAAAATCTGTCGATTGGAAGGTGGGAGATAAGGTAACTCATCAACATTTTGGTTTTGGACAAGTTTCGCTGGTTTCTGGAAGTGGGGAAAAGATGTTTATTGCGGTGAAGTTTGCCAAAGTTGGGCAAAAAATTCTTGACCCCAAAATAGCGCCGGTGCAAAAAGTGGAATAATTTTTAACCGCTTCGGTAAGGCAGGCAGGATGCCTGCCCCACTACAGATGGACGCGGATAGGTTATCTGTATTTATCTGTGGAGCAGGCATCTTGCCTGCTTGACATCTGCGGTTAATTTTTTACCCCTCGCATCGCTAGTAAAGCACTCCCATAAGCGGCTTCTACAGACACCGGCTTGCTCATTTCTACCCCCAAATAACGACTGCGTATTTTTTCCCAAACTGCATTTTTTGCCCCACCTCCCGCAGTATAAACTCGCCGCAAACTTGTTGCGCCCAATTCTTGCAATAACTCATATCCCCGTGCTTCAATTTTGGCCATACTTTCTAATAAACCATGCAAAAATTCAATTTTATTTTCTGGCTGGGGTGTTAGTCGTGGTTGTAAAGCTGCATCATTAATTGGAAACCTCTCCCCTGGCTTTATTAACGGATAATAATCCAAATTAATTGATTTTTTGGCAGCAATTTGTAAGCTTAAATTCGCCAAATCTTCATCTGTAAAAAACTCCCGCAACACCGCACCCCCCGTATTAGAAGCACCACCAACTAGCCAAAGATTCTCGTTAGAAAGGGAGGGGAAACGGTGACTATAAATCCCCAACCGGCTATCATCAATTCGAGTATTACTGAGCAGTTTTAAGACTAAAGTTGAACCTAAAGAAGTCACAGCATCACCGGCCAATTTTGCCCCACTTGCCAAAAACGCCGCAATACTATCTGTAGTGCCGGCACAAACCACACAACCCAGCGGTAACTGCAAACTTTCGCACATTTCCTCTCTCACTTCCCCCACCGGCATCCCCGGCACCAAAACTTGCGGCAAATTCGGTAAATTTTCGATATTTAATAGCCAGTTTGGATACGAACAATTTTCAGGATCAGCCCCAAGTTTTAAGGCATTATGATAATCACTGATACCGAGTTTTCCGTGTAATAAAAACCCTAACCAGTCAGCTTGATGCAGAAACCAAAATTTTGATAAATTACCGTGTTGAGTTTGCCACCAAAGCAATTTTGCTAAACTCGACGTCGCGCTGATAACGGTATGATTAGGAGGAGCAATTATCTCTAATTCTTGCAGTTCAGAAACACCCCTCCCATCATTATAAAGCAGCGGTTCAGAAATAGGGCTGCCGCTCTCATTACATAACAGCACTGTTGAAGAAGTGCCATCAATAGCAATCGCTTTTATATAGCGGCGAATTTCTAGGGGAATTTGCGAAATAAGACTAAATAAGCCGGTTTGCCAAAGTTCAGGTAAATTATTTTGTTGGCTGAAAGGAAATTGCTCTTCAAAATGAACAATGGCGGCAGCATCAATTACCATTGCACGAGCGCCAGAAGTACCGAAATCAAGACCTAGATAAAAATTCATTAAACTGTTGGGGGTGGTAGAATATTAACTTGAAACAATTTTATACAAATTTGAGTTTAAAACTAACAAAACATGGCTATACCAGCAGAAATTAAAGCCCTCATTAACCGGCTAAACCAAGAACTTGAGGAAACAGAACGAGAAGCAACAGAGGGAGTGAACGCATTAAGACCGACGCTGTGGCTTTTTCCAGAGAATGCTATACTAACTCAGTTATTTGCTAATCTCAATAATGTTTTATTTTTTGTAGAAACCTACAGAGGAAGAATTCAAAGGATAGAGAACATACTAACCCTAGCAGACGCGACACCGAGTGAAATTCAAGAAGCCGGCCTAGAATTAGCAACTATCCTTGGTCGCGTCCTAGAAGCTAAAATAATGGTAGAAAGAATTATTGCGAGGTTGCGAGATTTGCCATGAAACAGTTACCAGATGAGAAAACACTGCTAGAAATGCTAGAACTCTCCAAAGCTGCTGAACAAAAAACTAAAGAAGCAGGTGAGTTAATGGATGTCTTTATCATCAAATGGGAAACCAAACTCAAAGACTTTCAACGAACCCCAGAAACAACCGGTGGAGTGTAAAACATATCAAAGGGGTGTAATGTGATCAACCACACCCCGATATCATCAAAAAACCGGCCAGCATCTTTCCTAACTACTGTAAAATTTCCACCGATTTAGCAATCACTTTTTCTAGCTTTTCTGGGCTGAAACTGCTGCACCCTTTTCAGTTACAATAAAAACCACACAAAAAACCACTCACACTCCCCCATGACAATAGCAGTCAACCTAGAAAACGTCCAAAAAACCTACAACAACCGGCCCGTAGTAAACAACTTATCCTTTACCATCAAACAAGGTGAAATGTTTGGATTGTTGGGGCCGAATGGGGCCGGTAAATCCACCACAATACGCATGATCACCACCCTAACAAAGCCCACCGGCGGACGCATAGAAGTCATAGGTTACGACGTTACAAAACAACCTAATTTTGTCAAACAAACCATCGGAGTTGTCTTGCAACAAACCAGCGTAGACGGCGACCTCTCCGTATGGGAAAACATGGAATTGCATGGAAGATTACACCACATTCCTAACCCAAGTCGGCAACAATTAATCAACCAATGGTTAGAATACGTCGAACTAAAAGACCGGAGCAAAGATTTAGTCAAAACCCTCTCTGGAGGAATGAAAAGACGCTTACAAATCGCCAGAGCATTATTACACAAACCGCAAATATTGTTTCTCGATGAACCCACCGTTGGACTCGACCCCCAAACGCGACGCCGATTGTGGGAAATTATCAGAGAACTCAACAAACAAGGCATGACCATGTTATTAACCACTCACTACATGGATGAAGTAGAATATTTATGCGACCGCATCGGTATTATGGATAATGGAAAACTCATAGAACTGGGAACCTTAGAAGAACTGCGAGCCAAACACGGTGAAGGATTAGTAATGAAACAAATAGGAGATCGTTGGGAATATGTATTTTTCCCAAGCCTAGAAGAAGCTAACAGCTACCTCGACCAACAAACCGACAAAACCGGCATGATGGTAAGACCTTCCAACCTAGAAGATATTTTTGTAGAGCTCACCGGCCGGCAACTAGATTAAATTGTCATCATCTCATTTGTCAATGACCCATAACCATTGACAAATGACAAATGACCATTGACCATTGACAAATGACAAATATGTTTAGATTAGCAACACAAATAGAAGCCATTTTGTATCTCAAAGGCAAGCCCGTATCCTTGGCAGAACTCGCCGAGTATGCCAAAGTAGACCGCACAAATGTCGAAGAAGCCCTCATCGAACTGATCAACGACTACGCACACCGCGACAGCGCCTTAGAAGTCGTGGAAACAAAAGGCGGCTATTGTTTGCAACTGCGAGATAGCTATCAAGAATTAGTCCATACCCTTATTCCCGTTGACTTGGGACTCGGAGCCTTGCGTACCCTCGCAGCCATTGCCCTCAAAGCCCCACTTACACAAAGTGAGCTAGTAGAAGTGCGCGGCTCCGGCGCCTACCAGCACGTTCAAGAATTACTGGAACAAGGCTTTATTCGCCGGCGTCGTAAACCTGATGGACGCTCCTACTGGCTGCAAGTCACCGATAAATTTCACCAATATTTTCAAGTAGATCAACTACCCCAACAACTTAAACTACAATTTCCTGCCATCACCCAACCCCAAGAATCCGAACCAAACCCCGATGAAGAACTCTCCCAAAATCTCCCAGAAGAACTATAACCCAAAGCAGACACACTCGCCTAATTTCCACTCAAAAATCAACCCTTAACCGAGCCACGCAAAGACACATTTGATCACAATCGTTTAAACTAGAACATAACAAGGCAAACATTCAGAGGCCCGATGGTGTTTAACCCTAACTTTCACAGTTTTGAAACAGAACAAATCGCAACCAACCCCCTATTAAAATACTTGCAGCATCAACCGCCGGAAGTTTTAGCTCGTGTGGCTAAGTCTGCCAGTCCAGAAATCAAGCAAATTATCTCTCAAAATGTGCAAGGACTGGTGGGAATGCTGCCCTCAGAAAACTTTGATGTTCAAATTACCACGAATCGGGAAAATTTAGCCGGTTTACTAGCCAGTGCTATGATGACCGGCTATTTTCTCCATCAAATGGAACAGCGAATGAAACTCGAAGAAACCTTAGCTGATTGTGGATCGCTCAACAAAGATCCAGACAGCAAAAGTGAAAAGTGAAAAGCCCACATAAAACCGTGAAATTCAGCAAAAACCTTAACTTTTATCAGACGGTTTTAGTTTTTTCACTCTTCACCTTTCACTGCAATTAACGTAAAGAATTGAGCGGGAAAGCCCCCGGACGTACCTGCACTTGTTTCGTCGCTCCGTTGCGGTTAACTTGCATTTGCACTGCTCCCCCAACACCGGCCTCTTCCACCTGTTCTTGAACCTCCGAGGTTGTTTTCACCGGCACCCCATTCATTTTTAGAATAATATCCCCCTCCTCTAAACCCGCCTTTTGAGCCGGTGAATCCTCAACCACCCCCAAAATCAACACCCCCCGATCTTGGGTAATTTTAAAACCACCTTCAACTTTTGAGTTAATTTCTTGGCGTCTTTGGGGGGTTAATTCCAGCATTCTAATCCCCAAAAACGGATGATCAACCTGACCTTTTGTAGCCAATTCATCGGCAATACGCTTAGCAGTTTCAATGGGAATTGCAAAACCCAAACCCTGAGCATTAGCCCGAATTGCCGTATTAACCCCAATAACTTCCCCCCGTTCATTTAAGAGGGGCCCGCCAGAATTCCCCGGATTAATCGCCGCATCCGTTTGAATAAAACGCACTCGTTTATCAGGAATCCCCACCTCCTCACTCGACCGGCCCGTAGCACTAATAATCCCCACCGTCACCGTATTATCTAACCCCAAAGGATTGCCAATCGCAATCGCCCACTGTCCGGGCACCAAAGCTTGAGAATTACCAATTTTAACTGCCGGCAAATTAACAGCCTCAATTTTCACCACCGCCACATCCGTCAGCGGGTCAGATCCCAAAACCTTACCTTCAAATTGCCGGCCATCTTTGAGCGTAACTGTTACCTCATCCGCACCGGCCACCACATGAGCATTTGTCAATAACCTGCCATCCGAACTCAAAATAAACCCAGAGCCGGTACCGCGTTCCACCCGTTCCGAAGGAGCGGGCATATCTTCACCAAAAAACTGACGAAAAAACGGATTTTCCAACTGTGGTAACATCCCGTCAGAAACCTTGCGAGCCGAATCAATTCGCACTACCGCCGTACCCAAAAGATCCGAAACTTCCGAAATAAAATTTGGGTAAGCACGACTTTTAACGGACGGCCCCGGCATCGGCAACTGAGCCATTGTAGAATTTCGTAGCACCACCGGCACCGTTTTCGGCAGTTGGGGAACGCCCTTATCCAAAAACTCGCTACCCCAATACCCCCCTGCACCCCCAATCACAACTACACTGCCATAAACCGCCCATTGCCGCACTAAATACTTCATAAAATTTTCTCTATTTTAAATTACATTTTATCCCACCCATATACTTTAGCTTAAAAATTTTCCCTTCCCAGCCTCTCACTCAACCAATTAACAAAAATTTCCTGAGCGTCAGATTTTTTTAAGTTTTTATTAACGCATTTTTTGAAAAAATCTTTAAATTCGCCCACAATTAAACTTAAATATTGTGATATTTTCTCTTAGTGAATCCCCGGAACCGGCCCCATTAAATATAAAATTTCAACCAAAAAGGTTAGCAAAAAATATCCTGTGGCCGTCAGCCAAAAAATGTATTAAATTATATTTGGGTGCGAGTCTAATAACCGCATCTTGAAACCTATCGCTATTATTAACAATTTTTGTGTTAACCCACACCTACGATTTACACTTAGTAGCGCTTTCAATAATCATAGCCACCGTTGCCTCACATACAGCACTTGATCTCGCTGGCCTGGTGAGAACCGGCAAAAAAAAGAAAATCGGCTGGTTGATTGGCGGCGCCTTGGCAATGGGAACAGGCATTTGGTCGATGCACTTTGTGGGAATGCTGGCTTTTCACCTTAGTGTGCCCGTTCGCTACAATCTGCCATGCTTGCTGCTATCGCTGTTTGCGCCTGTCCTCGCCTCAGCAGGAGCACTGGAACTGCTAAGCCGGGAAAATTTGGGAAGGCGACAAATCGTAGCCGGTGGCACCCTCATGGGATTAGCCATAGCAACAATGCACTACACCGGTATGGCAGCAATGCGAATGCCGGCCCATACCCACTATAACAGCCTTCTGGTGGGGCTGTCCGTCGTCATTGCCTGTCTCGCCTCCTACACCGCCTTGTGGTTGGGCCTGCAACTACGCAACAAAACCGCTTGGAATTGGCAAAAATTAGCCAGCCCCCTCTTAATGGGCGGGGGGATCAGCGCCATGCACTACACCGGCATGGCAGCAGCACACTT is a genomic window containing:
- the scpB gene encoding SMC-Scp complex subunit ScpB; the encoded protein is MFRLATQIEAILYLKGKPVSLAELAEYAKVDRTNVEEALIELINDYAHRDSALEVVETKGGYCLQLRDSYQELVHTLIPVDLGLGALRTLAAIALKAPLTQSELVEVRGSGAYQHVQELLEQGFIRRRRKPDGRSYWLQVTDKFHQYFQVDQLPQQLKLQFPAITQPQESEPNPDEELSQNLPEEL
- a CDS encoding Uma2 family endonuclease — encoded protein: MVAEILITETPIPPDISDLVIEDDTPVDNFYSEKQQRFLTTILYDSWRGLDDTGRFIAAANVGVFYAVKQPPLVPDVFVSLDVTMPEDWREKKNRTYLTWEFGKSPDIVIEIVSNRVGNELTSKLQDYAKMGVGYYVVYDPLKILSQEALRIFVLQANRYQETSDTWLEQAGLGLTLWEGEFEEKTDVWLRWCDRSGNLIPSGKERAQHAENRAEQAENRAEQAENRAEKLAAKLRALGIDPDANGDSNPS
- the pcrA gene encoding DNA helicase PcrA, whose amino-acid sequence is MTQTLDFLSHLNSSQRQAVEHFCGPLLVVAGAGSGKTRALTYRVANLIRNHRVDPDNILAVTFTNKAAREMKERIEKLFASQLALEKYGKSFAALNPDEQTRLRSRVYKTYIKPLWVGTFHSLCSRILRFDIEKYQDERGRTWKKNFSILDESDAQSLVKDIVIRQMNLDDKKFEPRAVRYAISNAKNQGLSPQQFEFEQANYRGKIIAQVYSLYQDALAANNALDFDELIRVPVELFKQNESVLGYWHQKFAHILVDEYQDTNRVQYDFIRLLVTNGAHPKETDWRNRSVFVVGDVDQSIYSFRMADFTILLDFQKDFGDGLADDDTRTMVKLEENYRSRDNILHVANRLIENNTERIDKILRPTRGEGEPIYVHRAEDEIEEGQFVTHQILGMVRQNPELKWGDFAILYRTNAQSRVFEEALVRWNVPYTLVGGLKFYDRKEVKDVLAYLRLIVNSVDTVSLLRIINTPTRGIGKTTIDRIVQMAQQLTVPVWEILSDEDSVKTIAGRAANPIIKFVEMIQKWQGELDNLPASEIVQGILDESGYVEDLKSKKTDEAEDRLENVKELLNAVSQYEEENTEVKLQDFLSNAALSSDLDDVKEGDERVALMTLHAAKGLEFPVVFLVGMEQGILPHFRCLDDPASLEEERRLCYVGITRAQERLILSHAIERRTWGNRQTAIPSLFLGELPQEYLTGSLAKKRAGSTPSSTQSLSGKSPTGNLKSVDWKVGDKVTHQHFGFGQVSLVSGSGEKMFIAVKFAKVGQKILDPKIAPVQKVE
- a CDS encoding FGGY-family carbohydrate kinase — translated: MNFYLGLDFGTSGARAMVIDAAAIVHFEEQFPFSQQNNLPELWQTGLFSLISQIPLEIRRYIKAIAIDGTSSTVLLCNESGSPISEPLLYNDGRGVSELQELEIIAPPNHTVISATSSLAKLLWWQTQHGNLSKFWFLHQADWLGFLLHGKLGISDYHNALKLGADPENCSYPNWLLNIENLPNLPQVLVPGMPVGEVREEMCESLQLPLGCVVCAGTTDSIAAFLASGAKLAGDAVTSLGSTLVLKLLSNTRIDDSRLGIYSHRFPSLSNENLWLVGGASNTGGAVLREFFTDEDLANLSLQIAAKKSINLDYYPLIKPGERFPINDAALQPRLTPQPENKIEFLHGLLESMAKIEARGYELLQELGATSLRRVYTAGGGAKNAVWEKIRSRYLGVEMSKPVSVEAAYGSALLAMRGVKN
- a CDS encoding DUF760 domain-containing protein, translated to MVFNPNFHSFETEQIATNPLLKYLQHQPPEVLARVAKSASPEIKQIISQNVQGLVGMLPSENFDVQITTNRENLAGLLASAMMTGYFLHQMEQRMKLEETLADCGSLNKDPDSKSEK
- a CDS encoding HhoA/HhoB/HtrA family serine endopeptidase, translating into MKYLVRQWAVYGSVVVIGGAGGYWGSEFLDKGVPQLPKTVPVVLRNSTMAQLPMPGPSVKSRAYPNFISEVSDLLGTAVVRIDSARKVSDGMLPQLENPFFRQFFGEDMPAPSERVERGTGSGFILSSDGRLLTNAHVVAGADEVTVTLKDGRQFEGKVLGSDPLTDVAVVKIEAVNLPAVKIGNSQALVPGQWAIAIGNPLGLDNTVTVGIISATGRSSEEVGIPDKRVRFIQTDAAINPGNSGGPLLNERGEVIGVNTAIRANAQGLGFAIPIETAKRIADELATKGQVDHPFLGIRMLELTPQRRQEINSKVEGGFKITQDRGVLILGVVEDSPAQKAGLEEGDIILKMNGVPVKTTSEVQEQVEEAGVGGAVQMQVNRNGATKQVQVRPGAFPLNSLR
- a CDS encoding ABC transporter ATP-binding protein; the protein is MTIAVNLENVQKTYNNRPVVNNLSFTIKQGEMFGLLGPNGAGKSTTIRMITTLTKPTGGRIEVIGYDVTKQPNFVKQTIGVVLQQTSVDGDLSVWENMELHGRLHHIPNPSRQQLINQWLEYVELKDRSKDLVKTLSGGMKRRLQIARALLHKPQILFLDEPTVGLDPQTRRRLWEIIRELNKQGMTMLLTTHYMDEVEYLCDRIGIMDNGKLIELGTLEELRAKHGEGLVMKQIGDRWEYVFFPSLEEANSYLDQQTDKTGMMVRPSNLEDIFVELTGRQLD